A genomic segment from Actinomyces lilanjuaniae encodes:
- the nrfH gene encoding cytochrome c nitrite reductase small subunit, with amino-acid sequence MMRRIRSVWRTLTGAFTGWTRIALAAMLGVFLGLAGFTVQYSGVTGYLGDNPENCANCHAMDEQYEAWQRGSHHDVATCHSCHTPHDNLAYTYINEADNGLWHSLRFTLDNYPQNIQIREHNRNITEAACLHCHGDFVDQATNSSAHKGETVSCIRCHDGVGHER; translated from the coding sequence ATGATGCGTCGCATCAGGTCAGTGTGGCGCACCCTCACCGGCGCCTTCACCGGCTGGACCAGGATCGCCCTGGCGGCGATGCTGGGGGTTTTCCTGGGCCTGGCCGGCTTCACGGTCCAGTACTCCGGGGTGACAGGCTACCTGGGCGACAACCCGGAGAACTGCGCCAACTGCCACGCCATGGACGAGCAGTACGAGGCGTGGCAGAGGGGCAGCCACCACGACGTGGCCACCTGCCACTCATGCCACACCCCGCACGACAACCTGGCCTACACCTACATCAACGAGGCCGACAACGGTCTCTGGCACTCGCTGCGGTTCACGCTGGACAACTACCCGCAGAACATCCAGATCCGTGAGCACAACCGTAATATTACCGAGGCTGCCTGCCTCCACTGCCATGGCGACTTCGTCGACCAGGCCACCAACAGTTCGGCCCACAAGGGTGAGACGGTGTCGTGCATCCGCTGCCACGACGGCGTCGGGCATGAGAGGTAA
- a CDS encoding ammonia-forming cytochrome c nitrite reductase subunit c552 yields MSTEKDDTTGAGHDTGRDDSGRDDAATSGDENDTTSATESTAQAAAEDSGKGTGKTGKKSTRRSRSRWIPVVVLVSVAVSTAALTWLLTTIFSHRQESAASFTEVVELTDTSYDPAVWGENFPIQYEQYRQTVEDTDGDFIEVTPTAEDPREYHTISRIESEPRAQRMWRGYAFAVDYTEPRGHEWALLDQMYTERTDERFNQPGACLNCHASTPEIYDELGDGDREAGFEAMNAMDYEDAVEHASSSIACIDCHDPQTMELTITRPAFAEGIREAKAAEGIEDFDVNRDATNQEMRTYVCAQCHVEYYFAGDGKTLTFPWDNGLTVYDAMDYYDDIGWTDFTHEESGAEVLKAQHPDFETWSQGIHAANGVTCADCHMAYGREGAAKVSNHQIMSPMASEETINASCLTCHHSSAEEMRQRVDTIQTTWQSSLNVSFTALDALITDITTAVDNGSADEADLEKARDYQRKAQFVVDYSFSENGRGFHAPAYSVSILNQATDWARSGQLVLRGIEVDNGVGPAIPEQHMPSDDD; encoded by the coding sequence ATGAGCACCGAGAAGGACGACACCACGGGCGCCGGGCATGACACCGGCAGGGACGATAGCGGCAGGGACGACGCCGCGACGAGCGGGGACGAGAACGACACCACGTCCGCCACAGAGTCGACTGCGCAGGCCGCTGCCGAGGACTCCGGAAAAGGCACCGGGAAGACCGGGAAGAAGAGCACCCGCCGCTCGCGGTCACGGTGGATACCGGTCGTGGTCCTCGTCAGCGTCGCCGTGTCCACGGCGGCCCTGACCTGGCTGCTGACGACGATCTTCTCCCACAGGCAGGAGTCGGCGGCCTCCTTCACCGAGGTGGTCGAGCTGACCGACACCTCCTACGACCCGGCGGTGTGGGGGGAGAACTTCCCCATCCAGTACGAGCAGTACCGCCAGACCGTCGAGGACACCGACGGTGACTTCATTGAGGTCACCCCCACCGCTGAGGACCCCCGCGAGTACCACACGATCTCCCGGATCGAGTCCGAGCCCCGCGCCCAGAGGATGTGGCGCGGCTACGCCTTTGCCGTGGACTACACCGAGCCCCGCGGGCACGAGTGGGCTCTGCTGGACCAGATGTACACCGAGCGCACCGACGAGCGCTTCAACCAGCCTGGGGCCTGCCTGAACTGCCACGCCTCCACGCCCGAGATCTACGACGAGCTGGGCGACGGCGACCGTGAGGCCGGCTTCGAGGCCATGAACGCAATGGACTACGAGGACGCGGTCGAGCACGCCTCCTCCTCCATCGCCTGCATCGACTGCCACGACCCGCAGACCATGGAGCTGACGATCACCCGTCCCGCCTTTGCCGAGGGGATCCGCGAGGCGAAGGCGGCCGAGGGCATTGAGGACTTTGACGTCAACCGTGACGCCACCAATCAGGAGATGCGCACCTACGTGTGTGCGCAGTGCCACGTCGAGTACTACTTTGCCGGGGACGGCAAGACCCTGACCTTCCCGTGGGACAACGGCCTGACCGTCTACGACGCGATGGACTACTACGACGACATCGGCTGGACCGACTTCACCCACGAGGAGAGCGGCGCCGAGGTGCTCAAGGCCCAGCACCCCGACTTCGAGACCTGGTCGCAGGGCATCCACGCGGCCAACGGCGTCACCTGCGCCGACTGCCACATGGCCTACGGCCGGGAGGGAGCGGCAAAGGTCTCCAACCACCAGATCATGAGCCCGATGGCCAGCGAGGAGACTATCAACGCCTCCTGCCTGACCTGCCACCACTCCAGCGCCGAGGAGATGCGCCAGCGCGTGGACACCATCCAGACCACGTGGCAGAGCTCGCTCAACGTCAGCTTCACCGCCCTGGACGCGCTGATCACTGACATCACCACCGCGGTCGACAACGGCAGCGCCGACGAGGCCGACCTGGAGAAGGCCCGTGACTACCAGCGCAAGGCCCAGTTCGTCGTCGACTACTCGTTCTCCGAGAACGGTCGGGGCTTCCACGCCCCCGCCTACTCAGTCTCCATCCTCAACCAGGCGACCGACTGGGCCCGTTCCGGACAGCTGGTACTGCGCGGCATCGAGGTCGACAACGGGGTCGGGCCGGCGATCCCGGAGCAGCACATGCCCAGTGACGACGACTGA
- a CDS encoding tetratricopeptide repeat protein, with product MVDDAQSGTDGDGPGQGPQPDSVGRPGRDELRSFLSSAPEGLRGWASEQLARLDAEGADGEPDPPAGSGPGGADGAHGATGDDLDDEPAADVEDLLPDDPTDDLLPEDREADLADTAGTQPRKAASARQSSQVGSSPARPRARPSSTPRRRGGVSRTTLVLVVLLSAALVVLIQQTGRGDTSAEATMTMPADHPSVAGADATEIAQMDEAEPVDAEQEATLQAEAEADPSNITARQELGVMYLRAALYQDAITWLQQILDTDPDNVDALLTIGVAEYQSNQYEEAETHWRHASQVSPDTAEPWYNLGFLYMAQSPPDTEQAAQCWDKVLEVAPDSDMAETVRSHQGHLGSGSSGSPAPSASTSATRG from the coding sequence ATGGTAGACGACGCACAGTCGGGGACCGACGGCGACGGCCCGGGCCAGGGGCCGCAGCCGGACTCAGTCGGCCGCCCGGGCCGCGACGAGCTGCGCTCCTTCCTCTCATCTGCTCCTGAGGGGCTCAGGGGCTGGGCCAGTGAGCAGCTGGCGCGCCTCGACGCCGAGGGGGCCGACGGTGAGCCCGACCCACCTGCCGGCTCCGGGCCTGGCGGTGCAGACGGTGCGCACGGTGCTACCGGGGACGACCTGGACGACGAGCCCGCTGCCGACGTCGAGGACCTGCTGCCCGACGACCCTACCGACGACCTGCTCCCTGAGGACCGAGAAGCCGACCTGGCCGACACTGCCGGAACCCAGCCCCGGAAGGCCGCCTCGGCCCGGCAGTCCTCCCAGGTCGGCTCCTCCCCGGCACGGCCGCGCGCCCGGCCGTCCTCGACACCGCGCCGCCGGGGCGGGGTCTCACGCACCACCCTGGTGCTGGTGGTGCTGTTGTCGGCCGCTCTGGTGGTTCTCATCCAGCAGACCGGGCGCGGCGACACCTCAGCCGAGGCGACGATGACGATGCCGGCTGACCACCCCTCAGTGGCTGGTGCGGATGCCACGGAGATCGCCCAGATGGACGAGGCAGAACCGGTTGACGCCGAGCAGGAGGCCACCCTGCAGGCTGAGGCCGAGGCCGACCCCAGCAACATCACGGCCCGCCAGGAGCTGGGAGTCATGTACCTGCGGGCCGCCCTGTACCAGGACGCGATCACCTGGCTCCAGCAGATCCTTGACACCGACCCTGACAACGTGGACGCGCTGCTGACCATCGGTGTCGCGGAGTACCAGTCGAACCAGTACGAGGAGGCGGAGACCCACTGGCGCCACGCCTCCCAGGTCAGCCCGGACACCGCTGAGCCCTGGTACAACCTCGGTTTCCTCTACATGGCCCAGTCCCCGCCTGACACCGAGCAGGCAGCACAGTGCTGGGACAAGGTCCTGGAGGTCGCCCCCGACTCGGACATGGCGGAGACGGTCCGCAGCCACCAGGGGCACCTGGGCTCAGGCTCCTCCGGGTCCCCCGCCCCCTCCGCCTCGACGTCAGCCACCAGAGGCTAG
- a CDS encoding cytochrome c biogenesis CcdA family protein — protein MEVTITLPLALLAGLVSFASPCFLPIVPAFVSQLVGGGHQEVSRRGALASAVCFVVGFSAVFIALWASVGLIGRSLGPYAVYARVTGGAVLVLMGLHVARLLTIRPFDTQVRAYGPSGAGPASPLRAGVIGVVFAAGWTPCIGPILSGILALATVSATAWSGIGLMVAYCLGLGAPVVAVALGSAQVTRRFDWFRRHHVAVSLASGAVLVAVGLLMVTGLLGRLSALAPGLSL, from the coding sequence ATGGAGGTCACCATCACACTGCCGCTCGCCCTGCTCGCGGGGCTAGTCTCCTTCGCCTCACCCTGTTTCCTGCCCATCGTCCCCGCCTTCGTGAGCCAGCTCGTGGGGGGCGGTCACCAGGAGGTGAGCAGGCGAGGCGCCCTGGCCAGCGCCGTGTGCTTCGTCGTGGGCTTCTCCGCGGTGTTCATCGCGCTGTGGGCGTCGGTGGGACTGATCGGCCGCTCGCTGGGCCCCTACGCGGTGTACGCGCGGGTGACTGGCGGGGCCGTCCTGGTGCTCATGGGGCTACACGTTGCCAGGCTGCTGACAATCCGACCCTTCGACACCCAGGTCCGTGCCTACGGCCCCTCGGGCGCAGGACCGGCCTCCCCGCTACGCGCCGGGGTCATAGGCGTCGTCTTTGCCGCAGGGTGGACCCCGTGCATCGGCCCAATCCTCAGCGGCATCCTGGCCCTGGCCACCGTGAGCGCGACAGCGTGGTCAGGGATCGGCCTTATGGTCGCCTACTGCCTGGGCCTGGGCGCGCCCGTTGTCGCCGTCGCCCTGGGATCGGCCCAGGTCACCCGCCGGTTCGACTGGTTCCGACGCCACCATGTCGCAGTCTCGCTGGCCAGCGGGGCAGTCCTGGTCGCTGTCGGGCTGCTCATGGTCACCGGCCTCCTGGGGAGGCTGTCCGCCCTGGCTCCCGGTCTCAGTCTGTAG
- a CDS encoding cytochrome c biogenesis protein ResB, producing the protein MSTVSNGPASSTGSSGGPGSPDPVDGLDDQAALSLGPILRQAYSFFYKKTVGLALILLTGTLSLLGVVIPQIPAGARVSEEATAQWLESVRPTFGGWTDVLRALGFFTMFSSVPFLVVMGLLALSITACTVHRLPVLWRAARHPRTRVTARFFDRARLRARFTAPVSAEQAFEVICSDARRHRLRVVVDERGPGYNAYMDRSPWAPFGTVLAHLAFLVIMAGFVISSVTGFRDEQFTLTLGYPQEVGHGTSLVAEARGFQDTYYDDGSPQDYVADLVVSRDGQEVAAQEVRVNHPLTYDGVMFHQSYFGVSAVMEVTNESGTQVFHGGVALDRTTSDETLVFGSTPLPDGTTAYVIGSASGQTGTGIEPGQMRVEVYQGEDNTPVDEAVLDTGVPTQVGGHTFTFEREQQFTGMIVRRDPGAGVVWVGFALLAVGTCTTMFFPHRRLWVRVTDTGRSPRRRWSRWPHRTGATLASPGCSRT; encoded by the coding sequence GTGAGTACAGTGAGCAACGGCCCCGCCTCCTCGACGGGCAGTAGCGGCGGCCCCGGCAGCCCGGACCCGGTAGACGGCCTGGATGACCAGGCCGCGCTCTCCCTGGGTCCGATCCTGCGACAGGCCTACTCCTTCTTCTACAAGAAGACTGTCGGGCTGGCCCTCATCCTGCTGACCGGGACGTTGTCACTCCTGGGCGTCGTCATCCCCCAGATACCTGCAGGTGCCAGGGTCAGTGAGGAGGCCACCGCCCAGTGGCTGGAGTCGGTCCGACCGACCTTCGGCGGCTGGACCGACGTGCTGCGAGCCCTCGGCTTCTTCACGATGTTCAGCTCGGTCCCGTTCCTCGTGGTCATGGGGCTTCTGGCGCTGTCTATCACCGCCTGCACGGTGCACCGGCTGCCGGTGCTGTGGAGAGCCGCCCGCCACCCACGCACCCGGGTCACCGCGAGGTTCTTCGACCGGGCCCGGCTACGTGCCCGCTTCACGGCACCGGTGAGCGCCGAGCAGGCCTTCGAGGTGATCTGTTCCGACGCCCGTAGGCACCGTCTGCGGGTGGTCGTTGACGAGCGCGGCCCCGGCTACAACGCCTACATGGACCGCAGCCCCTGGGCACCTTTCGGCACGGTGCTGGCCCACCTCGCCTTCCTCGTGATCATGGCTGGGTTCGTCATCTCCTCAGTAACCGGCTTCCGTGACGAGCAGTTCACCCTGACCCTCGGCTACCCCCAGGAGGTCGGCCACGGAACCTCGCTGGTAGCCGAGGCTCGAGGCTTCCAGGACACCTACTACGACGACGGCTCCCCCCAGGACTACGTCGCTGACCTCGTGGTGTCCAGGGACGGCCAGGAGGTGGCCGCCCAGGAGGTGCGGGTCAACCACCCGCTGACCTACGACGGCGTCATGTTCCACCAGTCCTACTTCGGGGTATCCGCCGTCATGGAGGTCACTAACGAGTCCGGGACCCAGGTCTTCCACGGCGGTGTCGCCCTGGACCGCACCACCAGCGACGAGACCCTCGTCTTCGGCAGCACGCCCCTGCCCGACGGGACCACGGCCTACGTCATCGGGTCGGCCTCGGGCCAGACCGGCACCGGTATCGAGCCGGGGCAGATGAGGGTGGAGGTCTACCAGGGCGAGGACAACACCCCGGTGGACGAGGCCGTGCTCGACACCGGGGTGCCCACGCAGGTGGGGGGCCACACCTTCACCTTTGAGCGCGAGCAGCAGTTCACCGGGATGATCGTGCGGCGGGACCCGGGGGCCGGGGTCGTGTGGGTCGGCTTCGCCCTCCTGGCTGTGGGCACCTGCACCACGATGTTCTTCCCGCACCGTCGGCTGTGGGTGCGGGTCACCGACACGGGCCGCTCCCCAAGGAGGCGCTGGTCCAGATGGCCTCACCGGACCGGCGCGACTCTGGCTTCACCAGGCTGTTCACGGACATGA
- the ccsB gene encoding c-type cytochrome biogenesis protein CcsB produces MLEYSQALLLITTALVVMSTIAYLGAFLAARTAAVTAAAATGTGGATVVINTGDGDRTIEVTGGSQRTPTRRFTVTWWAARSTQLGLVLLTGSLVARTIATGHAPFSNHYEFAISFAWGMMLAQVYFELRYRVRTVSIIVLPVILAMLVYASTLSYQPSPLMPALQNSPLLTLHVFTASLGYGASVVSFAAAVMYLLAPHVRWRGWPRREVLDDLGYRATVVTFPMLTLMLILGALWGNVAWGRYWGWDPKETAALVTWLIYGAYLHARVTRSWRGTRSAWLLVLGFAAVIFTYMGNLFFGGLHSYA; encoded by the coding sequence ATGCTTGAGTACTCCCAAGCCCTCCTGCTGATCACGACGGCGCTGGTCGTCATGTCCACCATCGCCTACCTGGGAGCCTTTCTTGCCGCCCGCACGGCAGCAGTGACAGCCGCAGCCGCGACGGGGACCGGTGGCGCCACCGTGGTCATCAACACCGGTGACGGTGACAGGACCATTGAGGTGACCGGGGGCTCCCAGCGCACCCCAACTAGGCGGTTCACCGTGACCTGGTGGGCGGCCAGGTCCACCCAGCTAGGCCTGGTGCTGCTGACCGGCTCCCTGGTCGCCCGCACGATCGCCACCGGTCACGCCCCCTTCTCCAACCACTACGAGTTCGCCATCTCCTTCGCGTGGGGGATGATGCTGGCTCAGGTGTACTTCGAGCTGCGCTACCGGGTGCGGACCGTGTCGATCATTGTGCTACCGGTGATCCTGGCGATGCTCGTCTACGCCTCGACACTTTCCTACCAGCCCAGCCCGCTCATGCCGGCCCTGCAGAACTCCCCGCTGCTGACCCTGCACGTGTTCACCGCCTCCCTGGGCTACGGCGCCTCTGTCGTCTCCTTCGCGGCCGCGGTGATGTACCTGCTGGCACCGCACGTGCGCTGGCGGGGCTGGCCCCGGCGGGAGGTCCTTGACGACCTGGGCTACCGGGCCACGGTGGTGACCTTCCCGATGCTCACCCTCATGCTCATCCTGGGGGCGCTGTGGGGCAACGTGGCCTGGGGCCGCTACTGGGGCTGGGACCCCAAGGAGACCGCCGCCCTGGTCACCTGGCTGATCTACGGCGCCTACCTGCACGCCCGGGTCACTCGCAGCTGGCGGGGCACCCGGTCAGCGTGGCTGCTGGTCCTCGGCTTTGCCGCCGTCATTTTCACCTACATGGGCAACCTGTTCTTCGGAGGCCTGCACTCCTATGCCTAA
- a CDS encoding TlpA family protein disulfide reductase — MPKRSTAPDPDEPGDREDIKDTQDTKDTKDTEPEQQKAGPDAPDPEQDSPDSAGSGRTDPDEELDEEEPDPDQEDEEGLDGDSRHSGRRSGTAGAAAGGEPAWRAALRGSRFGQVAVLAVAAFAIAIAAWWAVGPQDAGQAAQAEGAAVTQVDVDGVQQAPMVGDTAPAFSGTDTSSQEVVLDPEAMDGRPVWLMFVATWCTGCRTEMPDVQEAAAAHGEEVRVIVVYVGEDASTVSAYSQRVGNDLTEVPDRSQAVSAAYGVMGVPSHFFIDSEGTVRQTSVGLLTPDQMAQALDGITRA; from the coding sequence ATGCCTAAGCGCAGTACCGCACCCGACCCAGACGAGCCGGGTGACCGGGAGGACATCAAGGACACCCAGGACACCAAGGACACCAAGGACACTGAGCCCGAGCAGCAGAAGGCGGGTCCCGACGCACCTGACCCCGAGCAGGACAGCCCCGACAGCGCTGGCTCCGGCCGCACTGACCCAGACGAGGAGCTGGACGAGGAGGAGCCGGACCCCGACCAGGAGGACGAGGAGGGCCTCGACGGGGACAGCAGGCACAGCGGCAGACGCAGCGGCACAGCAGGTGCGGCCGCTGGAGGGGAGCCTGCCTGGCGCGCCGCCCTGCGTGGCTCCAGGTTCGGGCAGGTCGCTGTCCTCGCGGTGGCGGCCTTTGCCATCGCCATCGCCGCCTGGTGGGCTGTCGGCCCCCAGGATGCCGGACAGGCGGCGCAGGCTGAGGGGGCCGCCGTCACCCAGGTGGACGTCGACGGCGTCCAGCAGGCGCCCATGGTCGGGGACACGGCTCCCGCCTTTAGCGGCACCGACACAAGCTCCCAGGAGGTGGTGCTGGACCCGGAAGCCATGGACGGGCGCCCGGTGTGGCTCATGTTCGTTGCCACGTGGTGCACCGGCTGCCGCACCGAGATGCCCGACGTCCAGGAAGCTGCCGCCGCCCACGGGGAGGAGGTACGGGTCATCGTGGTCTACGTCGGGGAGGACGCCTCCACCGTGAGCGCCTACTCCCAGCGTGTGGGCAACGACCTCACCGAGGTCCCCGACCGGTCCCAGGCGGTCTCCGCCGCCTACGGGGTCATGGGCGTGCCCTCGCACTTCTTCATCGACTCCGAGGGCACCGTCCGCCAGACGAGCGTCGGCCTGCTCACCCCCGACCAGATGGCCCAGGCGCTGGACGGGATCACACGGGCCTGA
- a CDS encoding TOMM precursor leader peptide-binding protein, with translation MSDEMEYILEGLIQNDILRPHTGLDTIPPVVAEYCARSGYQVEEAEATRRLHSTRLIVSGDNTSLADLLIAELRSLGITVDTLDTFDAKEGQDFTQMPATAAEKGQESVAVSVHHDILSEASLRQNRLLVEQQFPGRILFVGGFDGKRSVIGPWVVPGSSACLRCWAYRYHANLISVPESVRPGAPKSPWHLHHRPRAPLPAANRLITALTSDLIAEYVTLGPHAPSSQPGTYRVIESSRNGTVLDRHHVLRVPRCDVCSQSRTTGYPQVWHHG, from the coding sequence ATGAGCGACGAGATGGAGTACATCCTGGAGGGGCTGATCCAGAACGACATCCTCCGCCCGCACACAGGCCTTGATACGATACCGCCCGTCGTCGCAGAGTACTGCGCCAGAAGCGGTTACCAGGTCGAGGAGGCAGAGGCAACCAGAAGGCTTCACAGCACCAGACTTATAGTTTCTGGGGACAACACCTCTCTCGCAGACCTCCTAATTGCGGAGCTACGAAGTCTCGGCATCACCGTAGATACCCTAGACACCTTTGACGCCAAGGAGGGGCAGGACTTCACCCAGATGCCGGCCACAGCCGCGGAGAAGGGTCAGGAAAGCGTGGCGGTATCAGTACATCATGACATACTTTCCGAGGCGTCGCTGAGGCAGAACAGGCTCCTTGTGGAACAGCAGTTCCCCGGGCGGATCCTGTTCGTCGGCGGTTTTGACGGGAAACGGTCGGTCATTGGGCCATGGGTCGTCCCCGGAAGCAGCGCCTGCCTTCGCTGCTGGGCATACCGGTATCACGCCAACCTTATTAGTGTACCTGAGTCCGTCCGCCCAGGTGCACCCAAAAGCCCCTGGCACCTGCATCACCGACCGCGTGCACCGCTTCCAGCAGCAAACCGGCTTATCACCGCCCTTACCTCGGACCTCATAGCTGAGTATGTGACGCTCGGCCCTCACGCTCCCTCGTCACAACCCGGCACGTACAGGGTCATCGAGTCCTCTCGAAACGGCACAGTCCTCGACCGTCACCACGTCCTCCGCGTACCACGCTGCGATGTGTGCAGCCAGTCAAGGACAACCGGGTACCCGCAGGTGTGGCACCATGGCTGA
- a CDS encoding YcaO-like family protein, with product MNGGGALSYRAAKVAAIGETIERYSAAYMPDDLFFRSDAPGTADSAFRYDWNLFHSRQYEEEDFPFAPLTPDTPTLWTWARDIGTQQQSAVPADLVYLRPLKSTGATVAYATSNGVACSLTMPEALVSAILEAFERHAFMLTWHATLTPPLIDGPTLFRTSPFWHDHVEPTNLDVRLFALSELVGVPTVLAVVLNTATASAPISFGAASAPTISRAAEKATVEAFQTRVWIKAEQRSRNTIRFDSDWRKTIHSFDDHVRLYAGPNQDPLWKAISFLTDATEEEPHPERFDLPSGLGPSDSVKELVAIARRRDVELFNVDVTSPDVRDEGVVVVKVLSPQLMQLDASYVGRFLGNPALYSPLPWGHGSGGDFDTLNPIPHPFP from the coding sequence CTGAACGGAGGCGGCGCATTAAGTTATCGTGCCGCCAAGGTCGCCGCCATTGGTGAGACGATTGAGCGGTACTCCGCAGCCTACATGCCAGACGACCTATTCTTTCGCAGCGATGCACCAGGTACTGCCGACAGTGCGTTCCGGTACGACTGGAACCTATTTCATTCTCGTCAGTACGAGGAGGAAGACTTTCCGTTCGCCCCTCTGACGCCGGACACACCTACACTATGGACCTGGGCACGTGATATCGGCACGCAGCAACAGTCAGCGGTTCCTGCCGACCTTGTTTATCTCAGACCCCTCAAGTCCACCGGTGCCACCGTAGCATATGCCACCAGCAACGGGGTTGCGTGCAGCCTGACCATGCCAGAAGCCCTTGTGTCGGCTATCCTGGAAGCCTTTGAGCGTCACGCATTCATGCTCACGTGGCACGCCACCCTGACTCCCCCACTGATCGACGGCCCCACGCTGTTCAGGACGAGCCCCTTCTGGCACGATCATGTCGAGCCCACCAACCTGGACGTACGTCTGTTCGCCCTGTCCGAGCTCGTTGGCGTTCCCACCGTCCTTGCAGTGGTACTCAACACGGCTACCGCCTCTGCCCCTATCTCCTTCGGGGCCGCGTCAGCGCCGACGATATCCCGCGCCGCCGAGAAAGCCACGGTTGAGGCATTCCAGACTCGCGTATGGATCAAGGCTGAGCAGCGTTCTAGAAACACCATCAGGTTTGACAGCGACTGGCGCAAGACGATCCACAGTTTTGATGACCATGTGCGCCTGTACGCTGGACCGAACCAGGACCCCCTGTGGAAGGCAATTAGTTTTCTTACCGACGCCACCGAGGAGGAGCCTCACCCAGAACGCTTCGACCTGCCCTCCGGCCTTGGTCCCAGCGACTCAGTGAAGGAGTTGGTTGCAATTGCAAGACGGAGAGACGTCGAACTGTTCAACGTTGACGTCACTTCCCCGGACGTTCGCGACGAAGGGGTCGTGGTGGTGAAGGTCCTCTCTCCTCAGCTGATGCAACTCGACGCATCCTACGTTGGCCGATTTCTCGGTAATCCTGCTCTGTACTCCCCTCTGCCGTGGGGGCATGGCTCCGGGGGAGACTTCGACACGTTGAATCCCATTCCGCACCCATTTCCCTGA
- a CDS encoding SagB/ThcOx family dehydrogenase, which produces MDGPSIHSANLTTIVYGAGVPDALDCSETWFEASKVRRESMGWDCPGIQVLQNSPALQEISSRGARSYDHLPRVNLGAPEYPVAALGQVLLDRRSSDVFLGSMTLKQLSGLLRYGAGMTDVKGRSSHLRTTPSAGALHPLDLFFYGRHVDDLQEGVYYYLPQENQAVKIATSLGDAISSSFFDAAGSSDSAVIILIACSFWRTRFKYGHRGLRFCLIEAGHMAQNFLLLSTAYGLPSRALGGFVDDEVNERIPSLNGVDTALLYALAIG; this is translated from the coding sequence ATGGACGGACCAAGCATCCACAGCGCAAATCTGACAACTATTGTGTACGGGGCCGGCGTCCCAGATGCTCTTGACTGCTCCGAGACCTGGTTCGAGGCGTCGAAGGTACGCCGCGAGTCGATGGGGTGGGACTGCCCGGGCATCCAGGTGCTGCAGAACTCTCCCGCACTGCAAGAAATCTCTTCCCGTGGTGCTAGAAGCTACGACCACCTTCCAAGGGTAAACCTCGGCGCGCCAGAGTATCCTGTTGCGGCCCTGGGGCAGGTCCTACTCGACCGAAGATCATCAGACGTATTCCTCGGCTCCATGACCTTGAAGCAGCTTTCGGGCCTGCTGCGGTACGGAGCAGGGATGACTGACGTAAAGGGCAGAAGCAGCCACCTACGCACTACGCCGTCGGCAGGTGCGCTACACCCTCTGGACCTGTTCTTCTACGGGCGGCACGTTGATGACCTCCAGGAAGGCGTGTACTATTACTTGCCACAAGAAAACCAGGCGGTCAAGATCGCTACCTCACTGGGGGATGCAATATCCTCCTCATTTTTCGACGCGGCCGGATCCTCGGACAGCGCGGTCATCATTCTCATCGCGTGCTCCTTCTGGCGCACGCGGTTCAAGTACGGACACAGAGGGCTCCGATTCTGCCTCATAGAGGCTGGGCACATGGCTCAGAACTTCCTTCTGCTGTCCACCGCCTACGGACTTCCTTCTCGCGCTCTTGGAGGATTTGTCGACGACGAGGTCAACGAACGCATACCTTCTCTCAACGGAGTCGACACGGCACTGCTCTACGCACTCGCCATCGGCTAG